Proteins encoded together in one Gemmatimonadota bacterium window:
- a CDS encoding glycosyltransferase family 4 protein, protein MNILHTLYDDIDNPWCGGGGALRTWEIARRLSHKHQITILTGAYPDALREETREGVHIRRVGSDRSYLLSRMSFAHHASREITRANTDLWVHQFSAFAPLFVSEKKRRDSLLEFSHFMGDHAIAKYPLLGHIARKAEQRALRLHPHIQTVSPTVTRQLEKRAPHAQFYLVYNGIDQICFEAPWAEENYILYFGRTDIHNKGIDILLSAFAKLNAPDIRLILSGRGTPQSKREIRSIANHLNIANRVEFTGAVTPEQKNILLGHALFVCTPSRYEGWGIVAIEAAAAAKAVIGTDIPGLTDAIRADETGLLVPAENPQALASAMNRLLGDPILRKRLGTAGRKWAAQFTWDRTAQAQEEVYLKVVKSLSESGWAEPALE, encoded by the coding sequence ATGAACATCTTACACACCTTATATGACGACATCGACAACCCCTGGTGTGGTGGGGGTGGTGCCCTGCGCACATGGGAAATAGCCCGTCGTCTATCGCACAAGCATCAAATCACCATCCTGACAGGCGCGTATCCCGACGCCCTCAGAGAAGAAACCCGAGAAGGCGTACACATCCGCCGCGTGGGATCGGACCGCTCGTACCTCCTCAGCCGAATGAGCTTCGCCCACCACGCCTCCCGCGAAATCACCCGCGCAAACACCGACCTGTGGGTCCATCAATTCTCGGCCTTTGCCCCCCTCTTCGTCTCCGAAAAAAAAAGGCGCGACAGCCTCCTCGAATTTTCCCATTTCATGGGCGATCACGCCATCGCGAAATATCCCCTGCTCGGCCACATTGCCCGCAAAGCCGAACAGCGCGCCCTGCGCCTTCACCCGCACATCCAGACCGTCTCGCCCACCGTCACGCGCCAGCTTGAAAAACGCGCACCCCACGCGCAATTTTACCTCGTCTATAACGGCATCGATCAAATCTGTTTTGAAGCACCCTGGGCAGAAGAGAACTACATCCTCTATTTTGGGCGCACGGACATCCACAACAAAGGCATCGACATCCTCCTATCCGCCTTTGCCAAACTCAACGCACCCGACATCCGCCTCATCCTCTCGGGTCGCGGAACCCCGCAAAGCAAGCGCGAAATACGATCCATCGCCAACCATCTCAACATCGCAAACCGCGTCGAATTTACCGGCGCTGTCACACCCGAACAAAAAAACATCCTCCTGGGCCATGCCCTCTTCGTCTGCACCCCCTCGCGCTACGAAGGCTGGGGCATTGTCGCCATTGAAGCCGCAGCCGCAGCCAAAGCCGTCATAGGCACCGACATCCCCGGCTTAACAGATGCCATCCGCGCCGATGAAACCGGCCTCCTCGTCCCAGCGGAAAATCCCCAGGCACTCGCCAGCGCCATGAACCGCCTGCTCGGCGATCCTATCCTGCGCAAACGCCTGGGAACAGCAGGGAGAAAATGGGCCGCCCAATTCACATGGGACCGCACAGCACAAGCGCAAGAAGAGGTCTATCTGAAAGTTGTTAAATCACTGTCAGAATCAGGATGGGCAGAGCCTGCACTGGAATGA
- a CDS encoding AAA family ATPase: protein MVKLKSVTIENYRAIENLELPLDPTLTVLHGANGHGKTSVLSAISVGLRESLESFLDELSFDLSEEDWREGAASPRIVVESIDGIIGERRGDKATDEREEAQRIAVNDAMRSGLEEALATREEDMPIVAFYGTDRMLSDIPDWVLSQRGSQYEPSRRDALKGALAHTDFEDLLTWFYFKENEELRERRERRDFDYQLKDVSVIRQAISSMLPEVSDPRIELNPLRFVVSQKSEEGRVEKLSLNQLSGGYRIVLALAADLARRRAQGNPHMDNPLQSEAIVLIDEIELHLHPAWQQRILNDLMRTFPNAQFIVSTHSPQVLTTVEPKHIIVELYRDDDNIATGAPAGATYGAEAGDVLAAVMHVSERPPDNKFTEALDQYRRLVSEGKGETKEALKLRRKLEKLSPRDYALISADLEIKQRKLFKQMAESQ from the coding sequence ATCGTGAAATTGAAATCCGTAACAATTGAAAATTATCGCGCCATAGAAAACCTCGAGCTACCTCTTGACCCAACGCTAACCGTGTTGCACGGAGCCAATGGACACGGCAAAACAAGCGTTCTGAGCGCGATTTCAGTGGGTCTAAGAGAGAGTCTGGAATCTTTTCTCGATGAATTGTCCTTTGATCTTTCCGAGGAGGATTGGCGCGAGGGTGCGGCATCTCCTCGGATCGTGGTCGAGTCAATAGATGGAATCATAGGGGAACGGCGAGGAGATAAAGCGACAGATGAACGAGAAGAAGCTCAGAGAATAGCCGTAAATGATGCGATGCGGTCGGGATTAGAAGAAGCTCTTGCTACAAGAGAGGAAGATATGCCGATAGTCGCCTTCTATGGTACTGATCGCATGTTATCCGATATACCAGACTGGGTATTGTCACAACGTGGTTCCCAATACGAGCCCTCTCGTCGTGACGCGCTGAAGGGTGCCCTTGCCCACACAGATTTCGAGGATCTCTTGACCTGGTTTTATTTTAAAGAAAACGAAGAGCTTCGAGAACGGAGAGAGCGGCGCGATTTCGATTATCAACTCAAAGATGTATCCGTGATTCGTCAGGCTATCTCCTCCATGCTCCCGGAAGTATCCGACCCGCGTATCGAGTTAAATCCACTCCGCTTTGTAGTATCCCAAAAATCCGAGGAAGGCCGGGTAGAAAAACTCTCTCTTAATCAATTGAGCGGCGGCTATCGCATCGTACTCGCACTCGCAGCGGACCTCGCGCGGCGCAGGGCACAGGGCAACCCACACATGGACAACCCACTCCAATCCGAAGCCATTGTCCTCATCGACGAAATCGAACTCCACCTGCATCCGGCGTGGCAGCAACGCATCCTCAACGACCTCATGCGGACATTCCCCAACGCGCAATTCATCGTTTCCACCCACAGTCCTCAGGTACTGACAACCGTTGAACCAAAACACATTATTGTGGAACTGTACCGAGACGACGACAACATCGCTACCGGGGCACCAGCAGGGGCAACTTATGGCGCTGAAGCGGGAGATGTGCTCGCCGCGGTAATGCACGTAAGCGAACGACCTCCCGATAACAAATTCACAGAAGCCCTGGATCAATACCGGCGTCTGGTCAGCGAAGGAAAAGGCGAAACAAAGGAAGCCTTAAAGCTCAGGCGCAAGCTCGAAAAACTTTCGCCCCGCGATTACGCCCTTATCAGTGCCGACCTCGAAATCAAGCAACGCAAGCTATTCAAGCAGATGGCCGAATCGCAATGA
- a CDS encoding DUF2029 domain-containing protein, producing the protein MTKRTTTHLFIFLLCIYALTAGGHYGGDGFWNYLTAQSLVRDGDLVISDESFTLPEMQKHRDAVTSSGHQYSKYGPGMPLVEIPFYAIGLLFAGIFPNIPADYLTMFTTSMTNVVISALWVLVFFLILQSFNYPPSTTKWLTGAFALGTMVFPYSGYGFPEPLVGLGLLIATHALIKRSSSPILAGIGFGIAILTKFYTLVLLPIPLLYLRRTQHTTSRIAIFLSPIVAACLLIAYHNHLRYGNILLTGYHLDILAQKGGYLAFIPTQIFTAFYGLLFSTGRGLLFFFPLICLLPIAYHKFRSSHPDEARLFLGFILMLFIILLPMIDWHAGSSWGPRYLLPILPFCIFPLGVLADIKWTRRLTVLGFFVQLPAVLMNPYLFTHLVQDKKIGATIFAPHQMGDLLFSPNLSPIIGGYYQITSAICRLTTGQSLDYTISSGTERIVSASLKNYDLIDMWWVNVLRTNILSPTMTLALILVVICLIIIAIYAARQAMYCTKKKSESGWTG; encoded by the coding sequence ATGACTAAACGAACCACAACACACCTCTTCATCTTCCTCCTCTGCATCTACGCCCTCACAGCGGGCGGACACTACGGAGGCGATGGATTTTGGAATTACCTCACCGCGCAAAGCCTGGTGCGCGATGGCGACCTCGTCATCTCCGATGAAAGCTTCACCCTGCCCGAAATGCAAAAACACCGCGATGCGGTCACCTCATCTGGACACCAGTACTCCAAATACGGACCCGGCATGCCCCTCGTGGAAATACCCTTCTACGCCATTGGCCTCCTGTTCGCTGGCATCTTTCCCAATATCCCCGCCGACTACCTCACCATGTTCACCACCTCAATGACCAACGTGGTCATATCCGCCCTGTGGGTTCTCGTCTTCTTTTTAATCCTTCAATCATTCAATTACCCACCATCCACCACAAAATGGCTCACAGGCGCTTTTGCACTCGGCACCATGGTCTTTCCCTACTCGGGATACGGCTTTCCAGAACCGCTCGTCGGGCTCGGCTTGCTCATCGCAACACATGCCCTTATCAAACGCTCTTCCTCACCCATCCTTGCAGGAATCGGCTTTGGCATTGCCATCCTCACCAAATTCTACACCCTCGTCCTCCTGCCAATCCCCCTGCTCTATCTGCGCCGCACCCAACACACCACATCGCGCATCGCCATCTTCCTATCGCCCATCGTCGCAGCCTGTCTTCTGATCGCCTATCACAACCACCTGCGTTATGGCAACATCTTACTCACCGGATACCACCTCGACATCCTCGCCCAAAAAGGCGGCTATCTCGCCTTTATACCCACGCAGATCTTCACCGCCTTTTACGGCCTGCTCTTCAGCACCGGACGCGGCCTCCTCTTCTTTTTTCCGCTAATATGCCTCCTCCCCATCGCCTATCACAAATTCCGATCATCGCACCCAGACGAAGCGCGCCTTTTTCTCGGCTTCATCCTGATGCTATTTATCATCCTCTTACCCATGATCGACTGGCATGCTGGCTCATCGTGGGGACCGCGTTATTTGCTTCCCATCCTCCCCTTTTGTATCTTCCCCCTCGGCGTCCTCGCCGATATCAAGTGGACGCGCCGCCTCACCGTCCTCGGCTTCTTCGTACAACTCCCCGCCGTGCTGATGAATCCCTATCTCTTTACGCACCTTGTACAGGACAAAAAAATAGGCGCGACAATCTTCGCGCCTCACCAAATGGGCGACCTCCTCTTCTCGCCCAATCTATCCCCCATTATTGGCGGCTACTACCAGATCACCTCGGCAATCTGCCGCCTCACAACCGGGCAATCGCTCGACTACACCATCTCCTCTGGCACAGAGCGCATCGTCTCTGCATCTCTCAAAAACTACGACCTCATCGACATGTGGTGGGTCAATGTCCTGCGCACAAACATCCTCAGCCCAACCATGACCCTCGCACTCATCCTCGTCGTAATCTGCCTCATAATCATCGCCATCTACGCTGCGCGGCAAGCCATGTATTGTACGAAAAAAAAGTCAGAATCAGGATGGACAGGATAA
- a CDS encoding HAD family hydrolase has product MNAQPAAFIDRDGTINIEVHDLNRVEQLQLIPRAGEAIARLNQTGYPVIVITNQSAIARGLLTEPGLSEIHRELKRQLSACNASIDAIYHCPHHPDGRDNCTCRKPAPGMILRAASEHNIDLAGSIMIGDNATDLEAGWNAGCRAALVRTGSGENALAEIDRQTRDRISYIGNDLFDVIDQMLWE; this is encoded by the coding sequence GTGAACGCACAACCCGCAGCATTCATCGACCGCGACGGCACAATCAACATCGAGGTCCACGACCTCAACCGCGTGGAACAACTCCAGCTCATACCGCGCGCGGGAGAAGCTATTGCGCGTCTCAACCAGACCGGTTATCCCGTCATCGTCATCACCAACCAATCCGCCATTGCGCGCGGCCTGCTCACAGAACCTGGACTCTCTGAGATCCACCGCGAACTCAAACGCCAATTGTCAGCCTGCAACGCATCCATCGATGCCATCTACCACTGCCCCCATCACCCCGATGGAAGAGACAACTGCACCTGCCGCAAACCTGCGCCGGGCATGATCTTACGCGCCGCCAGTGAACACAACATCGACCTCGCGGGTTCTATCATGATAGGCGACAACGCAACCGACCTCGAAGCCGGATGGAATGCAGGCTGCCGCGCAGCCCTCGTGCGCACCGGCTCTGGTGAAAACGCCCTTGCAGAAATCGACCGACAAACGCGCGACCGCATAAGCTACATCGGCAACGACTTATTTGACGTCATAGACCAGATGCTCTGGGAATGA
- a CDS encoding TIGR02646 family protein: MKKIRGLNTPTPGLAEYRNIVEANANWTEFCSHNSGASRNELMDALAQNQHGLCAYCEIAIPAWPRQIEHVIPRSDPQQGAEREVDITNMIACCVGGTRSKARKSGGHTCGQAKGNQNDENFIDPRLLPARPSLTKVLRDGSITVDEEACESEGIPVARVRKTIEILNLNAERLRLTRTKY; this comes from the coding sequence ATGAAGAAAATTCGAGGTTTGAACACGCCCACGCCCGGCCTTGCTGAATATCGCAATATTGTGGAAGCCAATGCGAATTGGACCGAATTCTGCTCTCACAATTCGGGAGCGTCACGCAATGAACTCATGGATGCGCTGGCCCAAAACCAGCATGGACTTTGCGCCTACTGCGAGATTGCAATCCCAGCATGGCCTCGTCAGATTGAACACGTCATTCCGAGAAGCGATCCGCAACAAGGAGCCGAGAGAGAGGTTGATATCACCAATATGATCGCGTGCTGTGTCGGTGGAACCAGATCGAAGGCAAGGAAGAGCGGAGGACATACCTGTGGCCAGGCAAAGGGGAATCAGAACGACGAAAACTTTATTGACCCCCGGCTACTACCCGCCCGCCCGTCGCTTACCAAGGTCCTTCGCGATGGCAGTATCACAGTCGATGAAGAAGCGTGCGAATCTGAAGGTATTCCCGTCGCTCGCGTAAGGAAAACGATTGAGATTCTAAACCTGAACGCTGAACGGCTCCGGTTAACGCGGACAAAATACTGA